ataattgttaaaaataaagatatattttccaAGAAGACCCagaaaaaagtttaaaaatcATCAATATTTCTAGAAcagaaaaatacaatttttaaataattgcTTGAAAGGATATAATTATGTAGTATCCTTATTTTtcgaaaattattttataatatatatacgtggattattatatatttttaaaatcggtaaaattatattatataaagaaacattaaatgaaattaaaaaaatgggacaataaaatttgaaaaaaaccTAAAATAGactaaataaaagaaatatttagtgttgttactataataatatatacattaaaggaataaatatataataactttaatttttataatttaaaaatggcgttttaaatttaggaaattttttctctatttcaattttcaaattattaactTGCAGGCTAAGACtttttaataagaataatttgaaattatatattagattattacaataaatatttatgaatatgatatttttataattctcaTCTCCATTTTAGTTCTTgagaaaataaacaattGGGGTAAAATACGTTTTTTCcattaaaagtatttttaataaaatgttatttttttatatattcatatagaTTTATTATGATTTACTGTTAAAATACATTACAAGCATTGCgtattattaaatgaataaaaacaaaataataaatttatttgaaaatcatatatagaaaaattattaaaacatactttttagtaaattatattgttattcttAATGATTCGTTacaaatcatttttattctgtatattatttgtaaatttatttcatatatgtttCCAAATTAATCAAATTATTTGTACTATATCAATGCttattatatctttaatctcctttctttttttttttttttttttgattatattaatattccttttaaatgtttacaattaattaaaaataatttagttAGATATAAATAGTTTTCACTtcgaaataattatatatatttattttaattaaatttataacattCAAAAGTTTtcgaaaaaacaaaaaaattagaccttatttaactttatatattttttcagaaATTAGGTATTTCCATATATACTCGATTCTTTAAGCATGGTCTAGAATATAAAAGATCGTATTTCctttaagaataaatatattatgctgatatattaacatattacaaaatattatgtaaaatatagatatcctcatttattattactgtttttgtgttgttataattaatatttttttacaaataatttctttcaaaatatcatgttaataaaattataatttttaatgacAAGATATTCATAACATTACTTATTGCTTTGGAGTAtgaaataatgtattttatatgtatactataCGATCTATATGGTATATAAATTCCGTATTTCCTTATAATACggaaatactatttttttcctaataTATTCTGaatgaaattaataataaaaattatttagttAAGCTACTCTgctaaataattaaaatatatattttgaatatttttatataaattaaaattattttatttagatgaaagttatttatttttaataagcattataatgttaataattttataatacctttttaatattatttttgtatatcgatgttataaaatactttacatttatataaattttattaagtagatacaaaaaaaaaaaaaaaatagaattaaataaCTACTATAATATCCTTTGCCTTTAAGAGGTTATAGTATaactttttatgtattttttactaaatattttaaaatatttaaagaacagaacatgaaaaaaagcattatgattttctcatttattaaaattgttgtACTTATCTTTTTAACGTGGATACCCCATTTAAGTAATCATGTGgtatgataaaattatttaagaatatttttgttatttatatttttcattttatatttttatgaatactgttttcatcattatattatttattcattaaataactattatttattttggatTTTTAGATTACGTCTAACAAATACCTAGGCAAAAAGTACACGCTTGCTATAAAATTAGACGACAGAATATATCGAttactagcaaaatataaaaaggataagGATTCAAAAGTTGTAATGTTAAGAGAtgatatatcaaataatggaatggacaaaaaaaaggatatatctAATACTGAAAAGGAGTgcacagaaaaaaaaaaagaattatatagaggttcattaaataattatgatggACACAAACAAGATATGaacaataaatattctaaatttgtgacaaaaaaatacagtcatcttgaaaaaaaaatattcaaagaactgGATTTTGtagattttcttaaaagGAACAAGAATATTAGTGATAAgacttacaaaaaaataatgcgtAAAAAATTCTCATTACGATTAGGATCacctttattattgtttttgttGTTATCAACTCTACTCATAGTAGATATATCTCTGTGTAATCGATCTGGACAAAACGGATTTTTGGAATTATCAGGATTGAACACGATTTTAAGTTCCTCGGAGAACACTTTGAAACAATATTTTAGTTGGTTAGTGACAGGTACATCTCTAAGAGTATTAGgagaattatttaatattgtaTCATATGCTataccttttttaatattaggtGTTACACTTATATCGTACGttttttattaccataaaaaagctaaaaaatatgaaaaaattaagttcagtaaaaagtgaaatgaataataaggaatttatttttttaaggtaacatatattttaatatgatgTAATATTTACAATGTCATTAGTTATGtgtataataaacatatagtTAATTGCTGAAAATTTATGCAAGCAATTACATATTAGTGCATTTTCTAACTccaaagaataaaaatatatgttcttaGTTTTTTTATGGATTTGAATGTTTTAGTTTGTTTAAAttagtattttaaattattgtattagcttaattatatattactgtATATATCATCTATTTTTGATTTAAAATAGGTTTCTACGAagaatatatgcatatatttttaagtgaAAACATAACAGTATAATTAATACACTTTTATTAGAgtattttgtttctttatatatgaaataataaaaattctgtgtgctattttttatcttttctttgATGAAAATTACTATTTGTTAATgtaattgaaaaatataagattcgttttaatttaacaataaatgtgtcttgttttttatttaatgaaaggAAATGAAGAGAATTTGttgcattaatatatatgtatattttatttatttaagaaacagctaaaatatttattgtataaaataagttATATGAGGTAGGAgttattaagaatatttattgtaaaaatctttcaaatataaatttaattttattatataaaagtcATAAATGGGcagttattaatatataataaggtaaggttttttttctatttgaGTTATAAAAGGAATAGTTTACACACGTTGAAGTTTTAAATATGTAGAATTTAATAAgaagttaaaattattaataattttattatgatttCCAATTGTGCGTTAATTTGattttggaaaaattaattaaatatgaattacattgaaaatttatagataaatatagtatatatggCCCTAATTCTTTATGTCattcaaatattaaattaaaatactaAATACAATAGCATATTAATAGATcatatatgcaaataatttattttatctctCCTATATTGTAGTTCTCTcaaaaagttttatatatctgtaaatatataaattaacagTAGGAgtaattaaaataagtatGTATTCTATATCATCCTTTCTTCGAGtgtagatatatacatatacatttgtgcttctttttatagttttctatatataaatcatgtaatattttagtaatatattgaggatatataaaaaaatatatgaattacaTTTAGCATAAATAAATCTCTGATATTTAGaactcatattttttttaaataaaatataaggaaaacatagaattacttttttacatGTAATTCATAAATGCAACTTTGAAGTTCACGTTTCTTGTAAAAAATAGCTAGATTtattgatattattttaGTCTTACTAGCATTCGTATGTGAATGATTGTTAGATTTGCATTAATTATACAGTTACTAAGAATTATAATGTACTTAtactaattattttattattacatatacataacggttaattatatactattataaatgtattgaGTAAATAATtacgataaaataaattgacataaaaaaattacttgtaccgtattatttctattattgaggaaataaataaataaatatttctattaaataaaaggaaaaaaaaagtttaagtTAAATAAACCTTTCAATGTATGCTTgagaaagtaaaaaattaactcaCTTACTTCATTACATTAAATGGAAGGTGTAcgttattataatttgttaattaACACAAGTTgcatactttttattttacaggTATTTATGTGataacttatttatatataaaaaaatttaattcataaaaatgttttttaatgaaataataaaaataaatgaagaataCTAAGAGAGTGCCATTattaatgttaaaataaGCACATACAGAGTattggaataaaaaatatacttttcaCTTTTTGCATGTTAGTTTagtaaatcaaaaaaattatttaaactataatagtttaatattattttgtttaaagggaaataatgttttacttataataaattataattactgtctgttttcttataatatacaaGGAGTAGAAATAAGagtatatgaaataatttcctcgttatatgaaaattatacattatataaatgatacagttgtttttattttcttttaaaaataattttttagtatctatttatataaaatagtaaaatgttaattctttcaaaaatttctttatcaaaaaatttgGTTCATCTTCAATATTTCATAGTCCGTGTTTaccattattttatatatactaaatttttatttcatgtgACTATGCTTGCTTGGAATAATATATGActacaattatttttgaaattctTGCATTAAATACAATAGTTATTTAtggtaaatttatttttacttccttttattatttttttttttggaagtattttttcctttataaatatatgtttatactttttaaagaaacataaagtatgaaatatataaatatttaaacatCACTTTAAATATTAACGAATTTCGTTAGTATATGAATGAATggtataaatttataaaatcattataaaaaattataatgctCGTTATTATagtactttaaaaaatatgaaaacttgtacatatttttttttaactgtaaattttattatatgcttaaaaattacaaaataacatataGTTCTTTagatacataataatatatatataatgaaaaatatattttatagctccagatatttttactttcataataattaattttatttagcTATAACATGAAACACTAGAAAAAACAAGTATTTTATTAGAATCATTAATtcaatacaaaatataagttGATAATTATATTCAGAATActtttatgtgtatattttctACAAGATacactttattttatataaatgaaagatttttttctctaattaaataattttttaattttatattatctagtatttttttcaacacttataattatattagctTTTACTCTTGTAACAGTCACTCCAAAACCCTTAaggaataatgaaatatacaaGAAAATTAAGTTGATGGctgaataaaattaataataggAAACACATTATTTACTTGTAAggaatttattaatatgcaGTAAGATCCGTAATATCTTAAGTGATATGTTCGTAATAAACGTAACTATAattgctatatttttataaatgttgtATCCTCACCTTGTCTTCTTGATACATAATTGtaagaaaatgtattatgagtttttttatgaattcaTATGTTTTCTATTGATTCTTATTTGAATTTTAATACACTTTATCTgcttaattaattatatttggagtaatatatgtatttatatattaaaattgatTTCTATGAAAGTAtgttttttctgttttaaaGTGAATATATGATAGAACAGTTCaaagaattttatataactgtcataatttatatttaaattaaaaatttctaCCATTTGCTTTATAACTTTTCCTAGTTTTAAATAACTATTTGTTTAtgttataatgaaaatgtattattattgtaaaattatgaataaatgtACATTGTTTATAGTGATATAAAATGActtgaatataatttttttgtgtgcatatatttttttatttttttaaacataaagcaaatttaaaatttattttagtatataaacattattatatgtaaatattaaagaatttattttaaaaaatatatttaataggctttttattaattctgcatagaataaatatgaagttgtatatgtataacttAATacctttctttttaaatCGAGTTAAGTACTCAGTGTTCaagattaattttttagttttactcccgtttaatttttaattctttttatggCTAACTTGTATTGCTAAATAtagaattaatattttttaaaaaagaaaaataaatataaatgttgtatgtatttggaaaattttctttacttacagagaaaaaaaaaaaataaatgaagagATCAAAGTGCAGGTAATTAAATTCTTTATGATtggtacataaatataaaacttttatatttgtactggtatttttaaaatattaatttaaatgttattaaattttcttttgcaagaaagtaaaaatatgtggtttgttataatttttttgtgtcAAATTTACAATAATTGTTTTCATGGAACTATcataatatgttataatcATAAGAATATGTAGAAGTATAGTAAAAAACATTGTCgtatatacacaaaaaaaaaagaatgttaAAGGAAACACAATGCAAGTTTGAgaaatattttgttcatctaaaaaaaaattattatatttaaattttatatccATTAAATACAATTGAAagcaattattttattagtgaaattatatttatgtaaaaacaaattattaacaaaattttgaatttatatatacactgaGTATAAAATTTACACGGATTAAttctgttaaaaatattttaagttcTTATTACCTAAAGAACTTACAAaagtaatatttctttaatatttttatagtttcCTTTTCTGTGGCTTATTATGCATTCATATATGCGTAAAAATAGGTATATAGCATAATAAATTCATacgataaaattaaaaaaaatgagtaaaatatataacaatataaatagcgcttttataaaaattatcgtTATGAACCGTTCAATGAGAACTTTCTTGAttactaaaattataatttctaaaaagtaatagaaacaaaaagtaaaattaagagtctatttataacaaaaaattttgcatttatactttttatatggatatgatgttataataattttgtataattaaaatgcgtctttattttgtattattgttattttctGTTTCCCtgattatttgttttatttttcaaaacaatatttacttattaagAAATTGAAgatttacatacataataaataatacttatGCCTTTTTTCTAGAGTGCTAATAGTAAAATTACCATGAAGGACGAATATAAGCATTTTATAAGATATCAAAACTAGCTTAAATTTAGTAAAGATCGAAAGAGAATATCAATTGCAATATGTAgagggaaataaaaaaaggtatcGGAAAATTATGACTTAATAATGAGAAGATGAACTGCGGttagaaaatgaagaaaggtatgtaaaatgcaaaaaaataagaagtaAGAATTATAAGAATCAGTTAAAAAcatagaaagaaaaattaatttaaagaaattagagacttatttaattaaaagaattctaagaaaaaagtaaaataaaatgaacgaAGAGCAACCTAAATTAATGTAAAACATTTTGAAGAAGTTGTATTAAATGCCGTGAGCATAGACAAATATAttgctaaaaaaatattttctatgctgaattttttataagaaaaattatatataacataaaaaatgtgtattaGATGCAGTtccttatatataaacaaataaaataaagatcAGATTTTTTAGGAAGACgaattttgtaataaaatatatttttggaaTTATGTTGAAATAATTCTTGCAAAAGttttaatgatatttttcTTGTTCCATTCTTTTGTAACTACATCTTATTAGGCTGTAATATTCATAAGAACGAGGGGTGTAATACTTAACTATTCtttcataaatacataaaaattttaattaccAATAAAAGGAGTATATATTCCATATTTTAATCAACATGTATTTCCAcgaaacattatttttttttaaattctacAAAAATTTGGTGTATCCTTAGTGATGTTACTTCTTGACtaagtattaatatatgtaatttttataaaatcacATAGATATACGAGAAACGTTTTATATactaaaagaaaattaatgtGTATTCCTAAAAATTACTTGggtttaaacatatatttttcttatttatgcATTATGTTATCTTTGCAAgtcaattaaatatttctatttgaTATATCTATGTacctaatattattattcactTATGATGTATACACTTGGAAAAAACTAAATATTTcacgtaaatataaaaaattattcatatgtgGTACTGTTATTTGAACGAATAAgcataattaattaattttaaataacatgcatatttttattagatataatattcaaaaaaaaatcaaggaaaaaatatatactccTAATGAAGGATAATAAATTCTACAACAtattaaattagaaaatacaTACTAAATAGAAAATGGTGCACATATACAGTCTGTATCATAATAAAttcttcataaaatataattctagTTATTAATATgagaattaaattatttttatataattacgaATATGTAGTATGTAACAAGATGACATccaaataatagaaatatttaataatatgaaagttaaatatttctaaatttgCATAtaacttatgtatatatgcacataaaaaataatgatatataatagtaattttcttttttttttattaaggaatatggataatattatataaaatattaaatttgatTATTTCGTTAATTCTTTCCgttcaattaattttttcttataagagtaattttttttgtacaaattagtatcaatttattattatataattaaaattatatatatatttcttattttaataattctacAATCATTATAGTTATATGATAGTATAAAAATCTTGGAATTATAAATATCCATGGTTTCACacatataattcataaaaaatcaaatttattttatttattatagacaaaaaaatattataatttaacgTTATAAGTTCTTTTTTCtagaatttatttataaatttataaaaaaacaaatacaattttatcgttccttaaaattttcaaggataaaataatgtatccATGTTAATTCtaaattacattatatgtaatattttacgttttttttttattatttaagaatatttatcttgtaaaatattttaattgaaattaatttttatttaaattttttttttcaaattttacatttattaaaaatatattttttactatatttagttaaatatttttagtattttcttttttatttaatatttccatcgaaattataaattttacgtttaaaaaaaaagaaaaaaaggaaaatagaaaaaaagagaattttaaaattttataagttgatttttcgtaaaaatagttaatatttatttttttttattttccgaaaattataatatttttattataaaagtaaaatacaaaaatataaaacaattgGGAGTTATTCCTTTGTAAATGTGAAGATTTTGGACtttaatgaaatttaataaaacaaaataaaaataacattatattaaatatttatatatggtGAATATATATCACATAACAGATTATAATTTgcgtaataaataatattttgtcgtttttttctttcttttctcaTATTATGGCTATTATATGCAGtacaataatttataaatattaactataaaataatgtttaatatgatatttacacactaatatgtttattattaggatatatagcaaaataattaatagttatatatatatttgtgttaaCGTACCTATTCaggacatatatatatattttttttaatataaaaataaaaactttaaGGGCCAAAAAAGCcgttttgttttatgtttttttttaaaacgtattaataaataaaaattttaattattcagttagataatttaaatatacatataatctGATCACTTATcaatagaataatttttgtctatatttattttaattaatcttGTATTTgttgtaaataaattattatttctaatattagggggaaaatatttaaaaatttttttcctttttcaatacataatgtttttattttatttatggaaATTAAAgctctttttaaaataagatacataatgaaataatagtACAAATATCAGTATCATGTTATTAGTATCTTTCGAGTATCAACTGAACTTGTTAACTAATGAAAGATATTGTAATATGAACTAATTCCAACATGTacggaaaaataaaatattttattttaattaaaacttctacatttatccttttaatttggacatattcatatttaaataatttggTATAAAGACTACATTCCAGAGATGTTGATTAATATACTTTGCTGcatcatattatatatacatatagatatacgtatttataaGAAACTTTGcatagtaaataaatataacgcattatatataatatatatattcctcttatttataatgtaacGTTTATGAATAATCAGTTAATAACTGCAAATAGCATATTGACTTCAATAACTTATAGATTATTATCAAATCTTAAGTATAAACAGGAAATGAAGAATCTACAGAAGGTAAGTTTTctggaaataaaaatggtaattcaaagaaatgaaaaatctgaataagtaaatattgaaaattccaaaaatgaagaagaggAATTAGATAAGTAGCGATCATCTGCGTTGGGTAAAAATTCTGGAGCTacagataattttttttgaaaaattgaaaatgaaGCATTAACtggtataaaaaaattgatgatATGTAATGATATTGATACGAAATCGTATTTAGTGAATGATTCATTAAAGAGATCTGTTTTAGCGCTTTGTGG
This sequence is a window from Plasmodium malariae genome assembly, contig: PmUG01_00_31, whole genome shotgun sequence. Protein-coding genes within it:
- the PmUG01_00058000 gene encoding fam-l protein, whose translation is MKKSIMIFSFIKIVVLIFLTWIPHLSNHVITSNKYLGKKYTLAIKLDDRIYRLLAKYKKDKDSKVVMLRDDISNNGMDKKKDISNTEKECTEKKKELYRGSLNNYDGHKQDMNNKYSKFVTKKYSHLEKKIFKELDFVDFLKRNKNISDKTYKKIMRKKFSLRLGSPLLLFLLLSTLLIVDISLCNRSGQNGFLELSGLNTILSSSENTLKQYFSWLVTGTSLRVLGELFNIVSYAIPFLILGVTLISYVFYYHKKAKKYEKIKFSKK